A genomic window from Chitinivibrionia bacterium includes:
- the rodA gene encoding rod shape-determining protein RodA, which yields MVAKTSTIQKKSFDFLFFAIAIALWIIGTALVYSAVAMHTTGPLASIFQNQIIWTTIGIVIVLIMVSIPVDWYYRFAPVVYIGTILLLIVALTGATEVKGAGRWINTPIPGFRFQPSEFAKIGLLLMLARYFTKKEISLQKPLSLIVPALIILVPFALVVRQPDLSTTLALVAMSLPIFYWAGMKLVEILFLISPAISAVLAIMPMVVAFVMRGTMDLNAATAGATEQTGQFGILGTIPWAIFFVAICFSLYFTRPPKIIAILVVALNLFSASAATLIWENALGDFQKARVISFINPQLDPRGSGYQVIQSLIAIGSGRMSGKGFLQGTQVNLAYLPEQHTDFIFAVLGEQFGFYGCVAVILLFFLFVARALYAVTNIDDRFVNLLVVGAASLFVYHIFVNIAMVIGLMPVTGLPLPFLSYGGSFTLTVSMLVGIILSARAEREGA from the coding sequence ATGGTAGCAAAAACATCAACAATACAAAAAAAATCCTTTGATTTTCTATTTTTCGCCATTGCCATTGCGCTTTGGATTATAGGAACCGCGCTCGTTTACAGCGCCGTTGCAATGCACACAACGGGACCTCTTGCAAGCATTTTCCAAAACCAAATAATTTGGACGACAATCGGAATAGTTATAGTTTTGATAATGGTGAGCATTCCCGTGGATTGGTATTACAGGTTTGCGCCCGTCGTTTATATAGGAACAATCTTGCTTTTGATTGTGGCTCTTACTGGTGCAACCGAGGTAAAAGGTGCGGGGCGATGGATAAATACTCCAATTCCGGGCTTTAGATTTCAGCCGTCGGAATTTGCAAAAATAGGGCTTTTACTTATGCTTGCCCGCTACTTTACCAAGAAAGAAATATCACTGCAAAAACCGCTTTCGCTTATAGTTCCCGCGCTCATTATTTTGGTGCCTTTTGCTCTTGTGGTGCGCCAACCCGACCTTTCTACTACTCTTGCGCTTGTGGCAATGTCGCTTCCGATTTTTTACTGGGCGGGTATGAAACTTGTAGAAATTTTGTTTTTGATTTCACCTGCAATATCGGCGGTTTTGGCAATTATGCCGATGGTTGTCGCATTTGTTATGCGAGGCACTATGGATTTAAACGCGGCAACTGCGGGTGCAACGGAGCAAACGGGACAATTCGGCATTTTGGGCACTATTCCTTGGGCGATTTTCTTTGTCGCTATATGCTTTTCGCTGTATTTTACCCGTCCGCCTAAAATTATTGCAATTTTAGTTGTCGCGCTGAACTTGTTTTCGGCTTCGGCGGCAACTCTTATATGGGAAAACGCTTTGGGCGACTTCCAAAAAGCGCGCGTAATAAGTTTCATAAATCCTCAGCTCGACCCGCGAGGCAGCGGTTATCAGGTTATTCAATCGCTAATCGCAATCGGCTCGGGCAGAATGTCGGGGAAAGGATTTTTGCAGGGAACGCAGGTGAATTTGGCGTATCTTCCCGAGCAACATACCGACTTTATATTCGCCGTTTTGGGAGAGCAGTTCGGATTTTACGGATGCGTTGCCGTAATACTTTTGTTCTTCCTTTTTGTGGCAAGAGCGCTCTACGCGGTAACAAATATAGACGACCGTTTTGTGAATTTGCTGGTTGTCGGCGCGGCTTCGCTTTTTGTGTATCATATTTTTGTAAATATTGCAATGGTAATAGGACTAATGCCCGTAACAGGTCTTCCTCTGCCGTTTTTGAGTTATGGAGGGTCTTTTACCTTAACGGTTTCGATGTTAGTCGGGATAATTCTGAGCGCTCGCGCCGAGCGAGAAGGCGCTTAA
- a CDS encoding alcohol dehydrogenase catalytic domain-containing protein, with protein MQSQVVRLYGKSDLRRETITLSPPDEHEIIADIICSAVCTTCRKVALLGQEHNRVPENLANNPVILGHEFCAKVIEVGRGVENSLVGKNIIVQPMVYESGFEWQAMGHSFSEAGGYATKIKIPKQFYENDAIIEFGGEGFYKAALAEPLGCIIAAFRTQYHTKQESFKPIYGNKPDGITLFLGGAGNMGKLAVQLWQAKSTNNAKLIIYDRNLGNLKTLGKIIKNDERIKAYSPQDENYVRSLAGTIDDVAVFAPSRDMVDLGMSLLAFDGCLNFFAGPMEKEFNVPVNFNNIHYLRHHIVGSSGASGEDVRRALQLIEDGTIDPSPIVSHVCGLDSVKDIFDKFETFGGGKKLIYPQFSLPFTEVSGWSIERERDLFSENSKSLAKS; from the coding sequence ATGCAATCTCAAGTCGTCAGATTATATGGAAAAAGCGATTTACGCAGAGAGACAATAACTTTGTCGCCTCCCGACGAACACGAAATAATCGCCGATATTATTTGCTCCGCAGTTTGCACAACCTGCCGAAAAGTCGCGCTTCTCGGACAAGAACACAACCGAGTTCCCGAAAATCTTGCGAATAATCCCGTAATTTTAGGACACGAATTTTGCGCAAAAGTAATTGAAGTCGGAAGGGGAGTGGAAAATTCACTTGTCGGCAAAAACATTATAGTTCAGCCGATGGTTTACGAAAGCGGCTTTGAATGGCAAGCGATGGGGCATTCTTTCAGCGAGGCGGGCGGCTATGCAACAAAGATAAAAATTCCAAAACAATTTTACGAAAACGACGCGATTATAGAATTTGGCGGCGAGGGCTTTTACAAAGCGGCGCTTGCTGAGCCTTTGGGCTGTATAATAGCGGCTTTCAGAACGCAATATCACACAAAACAAGAGAGTTTTAAGCCGATTTACGGAAACAAACCCGACGGAATAACACTGTTTTTAGGCGGCGCGGGAAATATGGGAAAACTTGCCGTTCAGTTGTGGCAGGCAAAATCAACGAATAACGCAAAACTTATAATTTACGACAGAAATCTCGGAAATCTTAAAACTTTGGGCAAAATAATAAAAAACGACGAAAGAATAAAAGCATACTCGCCGCAAGACGAAAACTACGTTCGCTCTCTCGCGGGAACAATCGACGATGTCGCCGTTTTTGCACCGTCGCGCGATATGGTGGACTTGGGAATGTCGCTTTTGGCGTTCGACGGCTGCCTTAATTTTTTCGCAGGTCCTATGGAAAAAGAATTTAACGTCCCCGTAAACTTTAACAATATCCATTATTTGCGCCACCACATAGTAGGAAGTTCTGGCGCTTCGGGCGAGGATGTGCGCCGCGCGCTTCAACTGATAGAAGACGGCACAATAGACCCGTCTCCGATAGTAAGCCACGTATGCGGATTAGACAGCGTAAAGGATATTTTCGACAAATTTGAGACGTTTGGCGGCGGCAAAAAACTGATTTATCCGCAATTTTCACTTCCGTTCACAGAAGTCAGCGGCTGGTCGATTGAAAGGGAGAGGGACTTGTTTTCAGAAAACTCAAAATCTCTTGCAAAGTCGTGA
- a CDS encoding aminoglycoside phosphotransferase family protein — protein MAGAGSQREFYRINFVGAGLKPAPTTAVLMIWDGKDKDWDYFLALNEIDELRNIIPTIIEANRAENKVLVRDCGNFTLKNLFETYKNDVEKQKILLEKVAEKLSFWQSVKIPETNIISKRIFTMPDLLWETDYFREHISPIFPETKELFFSENFEKERTKLAELVDNLPKCLMHRDFQSENIVFDDEETSTPARSPSFVDVQGARMGAKYYDVASLVFDPYLYPQITEELRDSFLQKMQIEDKTPLYLCALQRLMQAMGAYGNLSKNKGKPHYEAFIKPAAIQAADICEKLENFTTLQEILSFLKTSPSPFQSTSR, from the coding sequence ATGGCAGGCGCAGGAAGTCAGCGGGAATTTTATCGAATAAATTTTGTAGGGGCGGGTTTGAAACCCGCCCCTACAACCGCAGTTCTTATGATTTGGGACGGCAAAGATAAAGATTGGGACTATTTTTTGGCGCTCAACGAAATTGATGAACTGCGCAATATTATCCCGACAATTATTGAAGCAAACAGAGCCGAAAATAAAGTTTTGGTAAGGGACTGCGGAAATTTCACCCTAAAAAATCTCTTTGAAACGTACAAAAATGATGTCGAAAAACAAAAAATTCTGCTCGAAAAAGTCGCCGAAAAACTGTCATTTTGGCAAAGCGTAAAAATTCCCGAAACAAACATTATCTCGAAACGAATTTTTACTATGCCGGATTTACTCTGGGAAACCGATTATTTCAGAGAGCATATTTCGCCCATTTTTCCCGAAACAAAAGAGTTATTTTTCAGCGAAAACTTTGAAAAAGAGCGAACAAAACTCGCCGAACTTGTCGATAATTTGCCAAAATGCCTTATGCACCGTGATTTTCAATCGGAAAATATTGTTTTTGACGATGAAGAGACTTCGACACCCGCCCGGTCGCCGTCGTTTGTGGATGTTCAGGGCGCAAGAATGGGCGCAAAATATTACGATGTCGCCTCGCTTGTTTTTGACCCGTATTTATATCCGCAAATAACAGAAGAACTGCGAGACAGTTTCTTGCAAAAAATGCAGATTGAAGACAAAACGCCTCTCTATTTATGCGCGCTTCAACGCCTTATGCAGGCAATGGGCGCGTATGGTAATTTGTCGAAAAACAAAGGCAAACCGCATTATGAGGCGTTCATAAAACCCGCGGCAATTCAAGCGGCGGATATTTGTGAGAAGCTGGAAAATTTCACGACTTTGCAAGAGATTTTGAGTTTTCTGAAAACAAGTCCCTCTCCCTTTCAATCGACCAGCCGCTGA
- a CDS encoding sugar phosphate nucleotidyltransferase encodes MRGLVLAAGFGTRLKPITDIIPKALTPVCGVPLAEIAFRCFRKNAIDDLAINIHYMPELMDMLVEALPYHNHITRFYETPEILGTGGALWNARDWLSDDDIFCVVNSDIIHNAKIRQLAIDFKSSGEDIWLIGSNLSGEKVMGIDKNGQYAGRVDNAFSEVKKATAFTGIAFYRSALVEIFRKDDFDVKTIWKRAIEQDYSVSVKDFDDILWYDTGTPDDLKNCYWAILDKKLKFDFPLGMEVNFEKKIAYPTDKQYNISDNSQYLWIENVAAEKIDGNRSIFWGGCKVENKRYENKLVMPWGEI; translated from the coding sequence ATGCGCGGCTTAGTTCTTGCGGCGGGCTTCGGCACCCGATTAAAACCAATCACGGACATTATTCCAAAGGCGCTTACGCCCGTTTGCGGGGTTCCGCTTGCGGAAATCGCCTTTCGTTGTTTTCGCAAAAACGCCATTGACGATTTGGCGATAAACATTCATTATATGCCCGAACTTATGGATATGCTGGTCGAGGCGCTCCCCTATCACAACCACATAACACGCTTTTATGAAACCCCCGAAATACTCGGCACAGGCGGCGCGCTTTGGAATGCGCGGGATTGGCTAAGCGACGACGATATTTTCTGCGTGGTAAATTCCGACATTATCCATAACGCAAAAATCAGACAACTCGCGATTGACTTTAAGTCGTCGGGCGAGGATATTTGGCTTATCGGCTCAAATCTGAGCGGCGAAAAGGTAATGGGAATAGACAAAAACGGACAATACGCAGGTAGGGTCGATAACGCATTTTCGGAAGTGAAAAAAGCGACCGCTTTCACAGGAATTGCCTTTTACAGAAGCGCGCTCGTCGAAATTTTCCGCAAAGACGATTTTGACGTAAAAACAATATGGAAACGCGCAATCGAGCAAGATTATTCGGTTTCGGTCAAGGATTTCGACGACATTTTGTGGTACGACACAGGAACGCCCGACGACCTGAAAAACTGCTATTGGGCAATTTTAGACAAAAAACTGAAATTCGATTTCCCGCTCGGAATGGAAGTGAACTTTGAAAAAAAAATCGCCTACCCAACCGACAAACAATACAATATAAGCGATAATTCGCAATATTTGTGGATAGAAAACGTCGCCGCAGAAAAAATAGACGGCAACCGTTCAATCTTTTGGGGCGGCTGTAAAGTCGAAAATAAGCGATACGAAAACAAATTAGTTATGCCGTGGGGAGAAATATAA
- the mrdA gene encoding penicillin-binding protein 2 — translation MAKAIIAALPERNRQERARRKNVLLIIVACMFSILILRLFYVQIIHGERNFAQSVDNQVVQETIKAPRGVIYDRNGVIIAQNRPSYAVGIIPILVPRGFPIVNNLLKIKDSNGEALFDSTQLVGAITRARRRGSSQLAILREDISFDFVSVINEHSAELPGIILETTMRRDYPIGQSVFHITGYLSPIDSAQFDTLRFMGYERNDFIGIAGIELQYESDLRGQDGFHFIERNAFGRRLGVLENKPSRAAIRGYDVHLTIDARMQQIAYEAFGEDMRGAVVALDPRTGEVLAIVSFPAVNPNIFSLERRVRDLEWRRAVGNPARPLTNRAVIGTYPPGSTFKMVPALAAFNSLGISSTARMPRSCLGSFRIGTRTARCHNHRGCGPLNMYDALKVSCNVYFYQLGLRLGDSLINHYSTLLGLGGRTGIDLPVESAGFMSGREAYNARFRNRGWVWTEGLLLDMAIGQQQVFTPLQLAVMVGALGNTVERFQPFLAKKIVDANDDIIFERDVGDERFSLEEVSNAAFEAVKVGMRTSIEEVGGTGRRARVQGITVGGKTGTAQNPHGNSHALFVATAPLENPSIAVAVVVETADGGGGRYAAPIAGAIMNYYFNETDKGREVAEIYRRLPADRRVR, via the coding sequence ATCGGTCGATAATCAGGTCGTTCAAGAAACAATTAAGGCGCCGCGCGGGGTTATTTACGACAGAAACGGCGTAATTATAGCGCAAAACCGTCCGTCTTATGCGGTCGGCATAATTCCGATTTTGGTGCCGCGCGGGTTTCCGATAGTCAATAATCTTCTGAAAATTAAAGACTCAAACGGCGAGGCGCTTTTTGACTCCACGCAGTTGGTCGGCGCAATTACAAGAGCGCGGCGGCGCGGCTCGTCGCAGTTGGCGATTTTGCGCGAGGATATTTCCTTTGATTTTGTAAGCGTAATAAACGAACATTCGGCGGAATTGCCGGGGATTATTCTGGAGACGACAATGCGGCGCGACTATCCGATAGGGCAGAGCGTTTTTCACATCACCGGATACCTGAGCCCGATTGACTCGGCGCAGTTCGACACGCTTCGGTTTATGGGATACGAGCGAAACGACTTTATAGGAATAGCGGGAATTGAACTTCAATACGAGAGCGATTTGCGCGGTCAGGACGGTTTTCACTTTATTGAAAGAAACGCGTTCGGACGGCGCTTGGGCGTTTTGGAAAACAAACCGTCGAGGGCGGCAATTCGCGGCTACGACGTTCATTTGACCATAGACGCGAGAATGCAACAAATTGCCTACGAAGCGTTTGGCGAAGATATGCGCGGCGCGGTTGTTGCGCTTGACCCGCGAACAGGCGAAGTGCTTGCTATTGTCAGTTTTCCTGCGGTAAATCCGAATATTTTTTCGCTCGAAAGAAGAGTGCGGGACTTAGAATGGCGGCGCGCCGTGGGCAATCCTGCAAGACCGCTTACAAATCGCGCGGTTATCGGGACTTATCCGCCCGGCTCCACTTTTAAGATGGTTCCCGCCCTTGCCGCGTTTAACAGTTTGGGGATTTCATCGACCGCCAGAATGCCGAGAAGTTGTTTGGGCTCTTTCAGAATAGGAACGCGAACGGCAAGATGCCACAACCACAGAGGCTGCGGTCCGCTAAATATGTATGACGCGCTCAAGGTTTCCTGCAACGTTTATTTTTATCAGTTGGGGCTTCGTTTGGGCGACAGTTTAATAAATCACTATTCCACGCTTTTGGGCTTGGGCGGCAGAACAGGCATAGATTTACCCGTGGAAAGCGCGGGCTTTATGTCGGGCAGAGAGGCGTACAACGCAAGGTTCAGAAACCGCGGCTGGGTTTGGACGGAAGGACTTCTTTTGGATATGGCTATAGGTCAGCAACAGGTTTTCACACCTCTGCAACTCGCGGTTATGGTAGGCGCGCTCGGCAACACAGTAGAGCGTTTTCAGCCGTTTTTGGCAAAAAAAATAGTTGACGCTAACGACGATATAATTTTTGAACGAGACGTCGGCGACGAGCGTTTTTCGCTCGAAGAGGTAAGCAATGCGGCATTTGAGGCGGTAAAAGTTGGTATGCGTACTTCCATAGAAGAAGTCGGCGGTACAGGGCGACGAGCGAGAGTGCAAGGAATTACGGTCGGCGGAAAAACGGGAACGGCGCAAAATCCGCACGGCAATTCGCACGCGCTTTTTGTGGCGACCGCTCCACTCGAAAACCCGTCGATTGCAGTTGCAGTGGTTGTCGAAACAGCGGACGGCGGCGGCGGACGATATGCGGCTCCCATTGCAGGCGCTATAATGAATTATTATTTTAACGAGACCGATAAAGGTCGCGAAGTAGCCGAAATATACAGGAGACTTCCTGCAGACAGGAGAGTAAGGTAA
- a CDS encoding cupin domain-containing protein, with translation MEIKVKKAGDAEIAEMKSQPTWGCDVSEFSWHYDSEERALILDGEVSVDYNGKSVSFGAGDYVIFPAGLSCVWKVIKPVKKHYLFR, from the coding sequence ATGGAAATAAAAGTAAAAAAAGCCGGCGACGCCGAAATCGCCGAAATGAAATCGCAACCAACTTGGGGTTGCGACGTATCGGAATTCAGTTGGCACTACGACAGCGAAGAGCGCGCGTTAATTCTTGATGGCGAGGTCTCTGTTGATTACAACGGCAAAAGCGTATCGTTTGGCGCAGGCGATTACGTAATTTTCCCTGCGGGACTAAGTTGCGTTTGGAAAGTGATAAAGCCTGTAAAAAAGCATTATTTGTTCAGATAA